Genomic DNA from Candidatus Eisenbacteria bacterium:
CTCGAGGAAGGCTCCGTAGCGGATCATCCCGGGCGGCACCAGGCGGATCCCCTGCGCCTCGAGGCCGCGCTTGACGGGGACCTTGTCCCGATACTCAAACGGCCCCGCCAGCAGAGTCTGCGCGGGGGTCTGCCTGAAGTAGAGGAGCACGGCCATGCGGACCCAGGCATTGACGATCCAGCCGTCGGGCCCGGGCTCGGCGACGCGCGCCTCTCCCCGATCGAGCATGTCGATCGCACGCGCCACGGCCTCTCGCGCCGGGGGCGTCTCGGCGAACTCGGGCTCCGCGAAGGCGCGGGCGATTGCGGCGATGAGATCTTCTCGCTTCACAAGACCCTCTCGAGAATGGCCGCGGCCTCGAGACAGAGCTCGAGCGTAGGCACGAGCGCCATCCGGACATATCCTTCGCCGCCGGCGCCGAAGTAGTTCCCGGGAGTGAGAACGAGGCCGTGCTCGAGCATCCTCGATGCGAACGACTCCGATGTCAGCCCCGCGGGAACCCGCGCCCACAGATAGAAGGTCGCCGCGCCGCCGGCGACGCGGAGCCCCTTGCGGGCCAGGACAGACAGGAGGACTTCCCTCTTGGCCCGGTAGAGGTCGCGCTGCTCGGCCACGTGCGACTCGTCCCCCCATGCGGCCGCGGCGGCCGACTGGATGAAGAGCGGCGTCGCGACTCCCTGGCTCGGCCGCACGGTGCGCAGCATCGAGATCAGATCGGGATCTCCCGCGATGAAACCGCTCCGATATCCGGTCATCGCCGAGCGCTTGGAGAGCGTGTTGAGGACGACGAGCCCCTCCACGCCGGCCTGAAGGGCGGAGGCGGGCGGGGCATCGAACCAGAGCTCGCTGTAGGCCTCGTCGCTGGCGACCCAGAAGCCGTGCTCCTTGGCGAGACGCAGGGCCTTGCGGTAGAGATCGAGGGGGGCGACGGCACCGGTCGGGTTGTGCGGATAGTTGAGCCAGAGAAGCGCCGTCCGCTCGAGCGTCTCCCGCGGGATCGCGTCCAGATCCGGGACGAAGCCGTCCTCCACCCTCAAGGGATAGCGCTCCGCGACCCCTCCCGCGAACCGCGTCCCGATCTCGTAGACGGGGTATGCGGGATCCGGGATCAAGACGACCCGGCGGTCGCCCCGGGCGTCGATGAGCGCCTGGTGCAGGAGATAGATCGCCTCCTTGGAGCCGTTCGAGGGCAGGACATGGAGTTCGGGGTCGAGATCCGCATCGAAGCGCCGGCGTATCCATCCTGCGATGGCGCGCCGCAGGACGGGCGTCCCCGCCGCGGGCGGATACCCCGCGCGCTCGGGAAGCCCGCCGAGGAGCGCCTGACGGACCAGGGCGGGCGTGCGCTCCTGGGGATCCCCCATCCCGAAGTCGATGATG
This window encodes:
- a CDS encoding 2,3,4,5-tetrahydropyridine-2,6-dicarboxylate N-succinyltransferase; this encodes MKREDLIAAIARAFAEPEFAETPPAREAVARAIDMLDRGEARVAEPGPDGWIVNAWVRMAVLLYFRQTPAQTLLAGPFEYRDKVPVKRGLEAQGIRLVPPGMIRYGAFLE
- a CDS encoding aminotransferase class I/II-fold pyridoxal phosphate-dependent enzyme yields the protein MGDPQERTPALVRQALLGGLPERAGYPPAAGTPVLRRAIAGWIRRRFDADLDPELHVLPSNGSKEAIYLLHQALIDARGDRRVVLIPDPAYPVYEIGTRFAGGVAERYPLRVEDGFVPDLDAIPRETLERTALLWLNYPHNPTGAVAPLDLYRKALRLAKEHGFWVASDEAYSELWFDAPPASALQAGVEGLVVLNTLSKRSAMTGYRSGFIAGDPDLISMLRTVRPSQGVATPLFIQSAAAAAWGDESHVAEQRDLYRAKREVLLSVLARKGLRVAGGAATFYLWARVPAGLTSESFASRMLEHGLVLTPGNYFGAGGEGYVRMALVPTLELCLEAAAILERVL